The following is a genomic window from Sutcliffiella horikoshii.
GTTATCATTGATTGCGGATTTATTTTTTGAAGAAACAGAAGTGGTGCTTGGGGAAGATGGCTCCTCTGAGTTAAATGTAACGTTCGAGGTGGAAGAGAAAAACTCCACGTTTATTGTAAGTGGACAACTCGGCGAACTGTTTTGTTCCCATGAGAAAGAATTGGGCGATTCAGATGAAAAAGAAAGTTTTCGTCGTAAAAAACAAGCCGTGTCCTATGTTTATTTGACTCTCTTGCAAGACCATACGGGAATTATTCAGAAGTGGGGGATTTTAACGGGAATTCGTCCAACGAAACTTCTTCACTCTAAGCTTCAAAATGGGGAACCGAAAGAAAAGGTCCACCAACAGCTGCGAGAAGATTATTTAATTACAGACGAAAAGATAGCGTTGATGCAGCAGATTGTAGATCGTCAGCTAGATGTTGTGCCTGATCTTCATGATTTAGGCAATGAAGTCAGCATTTACATAGGGATTCCGTTTTGCCCGACTAAATGTGCGTATTGTACATTCCCTGCCTATGCGATCAATGGAAAGCAGGGGAAGGTGGACTCCTTCCTTGGCGGTCTGCACCATGAAATCGATGCTATCGGTGCCTGGTTGAAGGAAAAAGGAATTAAGATTACTACTGTTTATTATGGTGGGGGCACCCCGACAAGTATCACGGCAGAAGAAATGGACATGCTTTACGAGCAGATGTATGCCTCCTTCCCTGACATGGAAAAAGTTCGCGAAGTAACAGTGGAAGCTGGTCGTCCGGATACGATTACGCCTGAAAAGCTTGAAGTGTTGAAAAAGTGGAATATTGACCGCATCAGTATTAACCCGCAATCATATACACAAGAAACGTTGAAAGCGATCGGCCGTCATCATACTGTGGAGGAAACCATTGATAAGTTCCACCTTGCGCGTGAAATGGGTATGAATAATATTAATATGGACCTGATCATTGGCTTGCCTGGTGAAGGAGTGGGAGAGTTCACCCATACACTAGAAGAGACGGAAAAGCTGATGCCGGAATCATTGACGGTTCATACATTGTCCTTCAAACGAGCTTCGGAAATGACACAGAATAAGAATCGCTACAAGGTGGCAGATCGCTACGAGATTGGCAAGATGATGGATATGGCGACGGAGTGGACCACTAACCACAACTATGTACCGTATTATCTATATCGCCAGAAAAATATCTTAGGCAATCTGGAGAATGTAGGATATGCATTGCCAGGCCAGGACAGCATCTATAACATCATGATCATGGAAGAGAAACAGACAATCATTGGACTTGGATGTGGGGCATCAAGTAAGTTTGTTCACCCTGAAACAGGGAAGATTACTCGCTTTGCCAATCCAAAAGATCCTAAGTCTTACAATGATGGTTTTGAACATTATACGGATGAAAAGATTAGGATTTTGGAAGAACTCTTTTCATCTAGAAACTAACAAAATGGCGGGGATAAAAAATCCTCGTTTTTTATTTTTATTAAATGAGTGAATAATCATTCATTTATAAGCGCTTTCATATTATACTAGATATATATCTTATAGGGGGGAAATGGGATGAAGCTTGAAACAGGTGAAGTACTGACTTATTCCAGAACATTTACTGTGGAAGAAATCCTTCAATTTGGAGAGGTTTCAGGTGATCAAGGCAGGCATCATGTGGAAAAAGATGAACACGGCAGGCTAATGGTACATGGCCTGTTGACTGCAAGTATTGGCACCAAAATAGGAGGAGACATGAATTATATCGCAAGAGAAATGAACATGGAATTCCTTCGTCCCGTCTTTACAGGCGACACCATCACCTGTGAAGCTACCCTCACCGATGTCCAACAACAAGAAGGCTACAAACAAGTCCAAGTCACCTCCATCTACACCAACCAAAAAGGCAAACAAGTCCTCCTAGGCAGCAGTAAAGGTATTATTCGAGATTAAGAGAGAAATTCCTGCGGGGGTCTGACCCCGCACAGAACTTTAATATTTCTGAAAACTCAAACTAATTAAAGACAAGAAAGGGTGTGCTTGTATGAGTACGGTTAAGGTGTTGAATCAGGGGCCGGTTGTGGTTTTGGAGCTTAATAGACCTGAGGCGTTAAATGCTATGAACGTGGAGATGTTGGTGGAATTAGAACGTGTTTTGGATGAAGTATCAAAAAATGAGGATGTCAAAGTGCTTGTTGTCAAAGGAAGCGGGAATGCGTTCAGTGCCGGTGGAGACATTAAGATGATGCTCCAAGAAAATGTAGGCGGAGACTTCGACCAGGTGATGGATACGATTGGTTCGATTGTCACTAAATTTTACACGATGCCAAAAGTGACTATCAGTGCTCTTCATGGTGCAGCTGCCGGTCTGGGCTTAAGTTTTGCACTTGCCAGCGATTTTGTTGTTGCTCACACTTCTACAAAACTTGCTATGAATTTCATCAAGATCGGTCTAATCCCAGATGGTGGTGGCCACTTCTTCATGGAAAAACGTCTTGGAGAAGCGAAAGCTAAACAGATGATTTGGGAAGGTAAAACGATTTCTACAGAAGAAGCCCATGGATTAGG
Proteins encoded in this region:
- a CDS encoding MaoC/PaaZ C-terminal domain-containing protein, whose amino-acid sequence is MKLETGEVLTYSRTFTVEEILQFGEVSGDQGRHHVEKDEHGRLMVHGLLTASIGTKIGGDMNYIAREMNMEFLRPVFTGDTITCEATLTDVQQQEGYKQVQVTSIYTNQKGKQVLLGSSKGIIRD
- a CDS encoding enoyl-CoA hydratase, with the protein product MSTVKVLNQGPVVVLELNRPEALNAMNVEMLVELERVLDEVSKNEDVKVLVVKGSGNAFSAGGDIKMMLQENVGGDFDQVMDTIGSIVTKFYTMPKVTISALHGAAAGLGLSFALASDFVVAHTSTKLAMNFIKIGLIPDGGGHFFMEKRLGEAKAKQMIWEGKTISTEEAHGLGLIDSLAGDQLEEEISKRVAALLHAPLQAMLETKLIYTKQSLPRLEQILELEKNAQRRMRVSQDHREGIRAFVEKRKPQFNGM
- a CDS encoding coproporphyrinogen III oxidase, producing MKIAIKGLHDDRYQRPLSLIADLFFEETEVVLGEDGSSELNVTFEVEEKNSTFIVSGQLGELFCSHEKELGDSDEKESFRRKKQAVSYVYLTLLQDHTGIIQKWGILTGIRPTKLLHSKLQNGEPKEKVHQQLREDYLITDEKIALMQQIVDRQLDVVPDLHDLGNEVSIYIGIPFCPTKCAYCTFPAYAINGKQGKVDSFLGGLHHEIDAIGAWLKEKGIKITTVYYGGGTPTSITAEEMDMLYEQMYASFPDMEKVREVTVEAGRPDTITPEKLEVLKKWNIDRISINPQSYTQETLKAIGRHHTVEETIDKFHLAREMGMNNINMDLIIGLPGEGVGEFTHTLEETEKLMPESLTVHTLSFKRASEMTQNKNRYKVADRYEIGKMMDMATEWTTNHNYVPYYLYRQKNILGNLENVGYALPGQDSIYNIMIMEEKQTIIGLGCGASSKFVHPETGKITRFANPKDPKSYNDGFEHYTDEKIRILEELFSSRN